From a region of the Haematobia irritans isolate KBUSLIRL chromosome 4, ASM5000362v1, whole genome shotgun sequence genome:
- the LOC142236158 gene encoding kelch domain-containing protein 4: protein MGKKDKNKKKGKGAEKTAMKTDKKLAAKQKKMLEKLGEADIAEFVAKLESEEARLKTVTEEVCSPPSPRSNFSLVVHPEKEEIILFGGEFFNGQRVCVYNDLYFYNINKSEWKQVKCPGGPTPRSGHQMVTVATDGGQLWLFGGEHASPSQLQFYHYKDLWMMSLKSRKWEKINAPNGPSARSGHRMVTAKKKLFVFGGFHDNNQSYRYFNDIHIFSLETYSWLQVEISGAIVPPPRSGCCMAATSDGKVVVWGGYSKSQMKKDVDRGITHTDMFTLTPDKNAPDSSKFKWLNTKCGGYKPLPRSSVGCCTAPNGKAYCFGGVMDIDEDEEDVKGQFGDDLLALDLSSMTWRLIEINKKLKPDKKVKTDPTDIEMNEDNEAKQTTTTTSDGIFTVTVGGPTTSTMALPKVPSLFPNRRPKNVPSPRMNPGLCVCKGILYIYGGLYEEDNKQYTFNDFYALDLHKMEEWKAIIPNDMNAHDWLESDSDSSDSEGSDDEEDDDDDSSEMDTD, encoded by the exons atgggtaaaaaagataaaaataagaaaaaaggcaAAGGTGCCGAAAAAACGGCCATGAAAACGGATAAAAAGTTAGCAgccaaacaaaagaaaatgttggagaAATTGGGCGAA GCAGATATTGCTGAGTTTGTGGCTAAATTAGAATCTGAAGAGGCTAGACTGAAGACTGTTACGGAGGAGGTTTGTTCGCCGCCCAGCCCAAGGTCTAATTTTTCTTTAGTAGTTCACCCAGAAAAGGAAGAGATTATATTGTTTGGTGGTGAATTTTTTAATGGCCAACGAGTTTGTGTTTACAAtgacttatatttctataacataAATAAGTCAGAGTGGAAACAGGTGAAGTGTCCGGGAGGACCAACGCCTAGAAGCGGCCATCAAATGGTCACGGTAGCGACGGATGGCGGGCAATTATGG ctttttggtGGAGAACATGCGAGTCCTTCTCAGTTGCAATTTTATCATTACAAAGATCTATGGATGATGAGTCTAAAATCGCGCAAATGGGAAAAAATTAACGCACCTAACGGACCCAGCGCCCGTAGTGGACATCGTATGGTAACAGCTAAAAAGAAGCTATTTGTGTTTGGTGGCTTTCATGATAATAATCAGTCGTATCGatatttcaatgacatacaCATATTCTCATTGGAAACATACTCGTGGCTGCAAGTAGAAATTAGTGGTGCCATAGTTCCTCCACCGAGATCGGGATGCTGCATGGCGGCTACATCAGATGGAAAAGTTGTTGTTTGGGGTGGCTATTCAAAGTCGCAAATGAAAAAGGACGTTGACCGTGGAATAACTCATACGGACATGTTTACTTTAACACCAGATA AGAATGCACCCGATTCCAGTAAATTTAAATGGCTTAATACTAAATGCGGAGGTTATAAGCCATTGCCACGCAGTAGCGTAGGCTGTTGTACAGCCCCTAATGGAAAGGCCTATTGCTTCGGGGGTGTTATGGATATCGATGAAGATGAGGAAGATGTCAAAGGGCAATTCGGAGATGATCTGCTTGCACTGGATCTATCTTCCATGACTTGGCGTTTAattgaaatcaataaaaaattaaagccAGATAAAAAGGTTAAAACCGATCCCACAGACATTGAAATGAATGAGGACAACGaagcaaaacaaacaacaactacTACATCAGATGGAATTTTTACCGTTACTGTTGGAGGACCCACAACATCAACCATGGCTTTACCTAAAGTTCCGAGTTTATTTCCGAATAGAAGACCGAAAAATGTACCATCACCCCGAATGAATCCTGGCCTATGTGTATGCAAGGGGATTTTGTATATTTATGGAGGCCTCTATGAAGAGGATAATAAGCAATACACATTCAACGATTTTTATGCTTTAGATTTGCATAAAATGGAAGAATGGAAAGCCATTATACCAAACGATATGAACGCTCACGATTGGTTAGAAAGTGACAGTGATAGTAGTGACTCCGAGGGAAGTGACGACGAAGAGGACGATGATGACGACAGTTCTGAAATGGATACGGATTAG
- the sowah gene encoding ankyrin repeat domain family member sosondowah isoform X2, with protein MVAVEIKAKRKPTAEKDSGFLRIGSLNVRVKKTTEAFSNFLGVGNGNGSSMPPHPHAASTASLPHQRHPRHHHYPHHLHHGGTMRTHPMHPTMMKKSSTTMSKKKMHHHLQPGSRASAPINNKQFDMLHKSWGSADNITQNGGTSNDDESLMPPPKGLDTVKKRQQNTKRSSISSTATDSPRDSISSTSSSNFNSGYSSMPTTPNQLRSPLGLVGVVQHLNGDSDSDSACGFDSNWSINGREFPTQRKF; from the exons ATGGTAGCTGTAG AAATCAAGGCAAAGAGAAAACCTACAG CCGAAAAAGATTCGGGATTCCTACGGATTGGTTCTTTGAATGTCCGAGTGAAGAAAACGACCGAAGCGTTCAGCAACTTCTTGGGTGTGGGCAATGGCAATGGGAGCTCAATGCCGCCGCATCCACACGCAGCCTCAACAGCAAGTCTCCCTCACCAGCGCCACCCTCGTCACCATCATTATCCACATCATCTTCATCACGGTGGTACGATGCGGACTCATCCGATGCATCCGACAATGATGAAAAAATCGTCCACAACGATGTCAAAGAAGAAAATGCATCACCATCTACAGCCGGGGTCCAGAGCCAGTGCTCCAATTAATAACAAACAATTCGATATGCTACATAAGTCATGGGGCTCAGCTGATAATATTACGCAAAATGGTGGTACATCGAATGATGACGAGTCTTTAATGCCCCCACCAAAGGGACTAGATACAGTAAAAAAACGTCAACAAAATACCAAACGATCTTCAATCTCATCTACAGCTACAGATTCACCAAGAGATTCCATATCATCAACATCTAGTTCGAATTTTAATTCAGGTTATAGTAGCATGCCAACCACACCGAATCAATTAAGATCGCCCCTCGGTCTTGTTGGTGTAGTGCAGCATTTAAATGGTGATTCTGATTCCGACTCAGCATGTGGTTTTGACTCCAATTGGTCTATTAATGGTCGCGAATTTCCAACACagcgaaaattttga
- the sowah gene encoding ankyrin repeat domain family member sosondowah isoform X1, giving the protein MQFGRVNVFALLCNTYKANRDLLDWAGNKALDYSKQQTSVSASTYSKIKAKRKPTAEKDSGFLRIGSLNVRVKKTTEAFSNFLGVGNGNGSSMPPHPHAASTASLPHQRHPRHHHYPHHLHHGGTMRTHPMHPTMMKKSSTTMSKKKMHHHLQPGSRASAPINNKQFDMLHKSWGSADNITQNGGTSNDDESLMPPPKGLDTVKKRQQNTKRSSISSTATDSPRDSISSTSSSNFNSGYSSMPTTPNQLRSPLGLVGVVQHLNGDSDSDSACGFDSNWSINGREFPTQRKF; this is encoded by the exons ATGCAATTTGGAAGGGTCAATGTGTTTGCTTTGCTCTGCAATACTTACA AGGCCAATCGTGATCTTCTTGATTGGGCAGGTAACAAGGCATTGGATTACAGTAAACAGCAGACCAGTGTCTCGGCATCTACGTACAGCA AAATCAAGGCAAAGAGAAAACCTACAG CCGAAAAAGATTCGGGATTCCTACGGATTGGTTCTTTGAATGTCCGAGTGAAGAAAACGACCGAAGCGTTCAGCAACTTCTTGGGTGTGGGCAATGGCAATGGGAGCTCAATGCCGCCGCATCCACACGCAGCCTCAACAGCAAGTCTCCCTCACCAGCGCCACCCTCGTCACCATCATTATCCACATCATCTTCATCACGGTGGTACGATGCGGACTCATCCGATGCATCCGACAATGATGAAAAAATCGTCCACAACGATGTCAAAGAAGAAAATGCATCACCATCTACAGCCGGGGTCCAGAGCCAGTGCTCCAATTAATAACAAACAATTCGATATGCTACATAAGTCATGGGGCTCAGCTGATAATATTACGCAAAATGGTGGTACATCGAATGATGACGAGTCTTTAATGCCCCCACCAAAGGGACTAGATACAGTAAAAAAACGTCAACAAAATACCAAACGATCTTCAATCTCATCTACAGCTACAGATTCACCAAGAGATTCCATATCATCAACATCTAGTTCGAATTTTAATTCAGGTTATAGTAGCATGCCAACCACACCGAATCAATTAAGATCGCCCCTCGGTCTTGTTGGTGTAGTGCAGCATTTAAATGGTGATTCTGATTCCGACTCAGCATGTGGTTTTGACTCCAATTGGTCTATTAATGGTCGCGAATTTCCAACACagcgaaaattttga